A genomic window from Glaciihabitans sp. INWT7 includes:
- a CDS encoding TetR/AcrR family transcriptional regulator, with protein MAVETDSRETPRARAKADRRTALLDSAARLFAERGFDRVSMEDLGSAAGVSGPAVYRHFPGKQSVLAALLTDVSQGLFDGGTIVVERGSDATATLHELIAFHVTFALANADVIRVQDRDLESLAPADQHQVRALQRNYVELWVGVLARLDPDTPAAALRVKAHATFGLINSTPHSGHSAGTGQILEAMARAGLRA; from the coding sequence CACGGCCCTGCTCGACTCCGCCGCCCGGCTGTTCGCCGAGCGTGGATTCGACCGAGTCTCGATGGAGGACCTGGGTTCCGCCGCCGGAGTCAGCGGGCCCGCCGTCTACCGGCACTTCCCTGGCAAGCAGTCCGTGCTGGCCGCGCTGCTCACCGACGTGAGCCAGGGGCTCTTCGACGGCGGCACGATCGTGGTCGAGCGCGGATCGGATGCCACGGCCACCCTTCACGAGCTCATCGCGTTCCACGTCACTTTCGCGCTGGCGAACGCCGATGTCATCCGCGTGCAGGACCGCGACCTTGAGAGCCTCGCCCCCGCCGACCAGCACCAGGTTCGCGCCCTTCAGCGCAACTACGTCGAGCTCTGGGTCGGAGTGCTCGCGCGACTCGACCCCGACACACCCGCCGCCGCCCTGCGCGTGAAGGCGCATGCCACCTTCGGGCTGATCAACTCGACCCCGCACAGCGGTCATTCGGCCGGCACCGGTCAGATCCTCGAGGCTATGGCCCGGGCGGGGCTCCGGGCCTGA
- a CDS encoding FAD-binding dehydrogenase encodes MPDPSTTDVLIVGAGLAGLVAAAELVDAGKRVTILEQEPEASFGGQAWWSFGGIFLIDSPEQRRLGVRDSLELARQDWMATAGFDRDEDAWPRKWAEAYLDFASGEKRAWLRAQGMRFFPVVGWAERGGYTALEHGNSVPRFHITWGTGPGVLAPFVRRVRAGVDSGLVTLAFRHRVDELLVDDGAVVGVRGAVLAADAAERGAPSNREVVADFELRASAVIVTSGGIGGNHDLVRQQWPTRMGTPPRKLLSGVPAHVDGRMLAISEKAGANLINGDRMWHYVEGIENYAPVWARHGIRILPGPSSLWLDATGHRLPVPLFPGFDTLGTLEHIVATGHDHSWFVLTQKIIEKEFALSGSEQNPDFTNKDYRLLAKRLQPGAQGPVEAFKQKGPDFVVAHTLDELLAGMQKLSPEVEIDAERVRQEVEGRDRELANDFSKDAQVNALRQARRYRGDKLIRVATPHRILDPKAGPLIAVKLHILTRKSLGGIETDLDGRALASDGEPIPGLYAAGEASGFGGGGMHGYRSLEGTFLGGCLFSGRVAGRAVSRAL; translated from the coding sequence ATGCCCGACCCATCCACCACTGACGTTCTGATCGTCGGCGCCGGCCTTGCCGGGCTCGTCGCCGCGGCCGAACTCGTCGATGCCGGCAAGCGGGTCACGATTCTCGAGCAGGAGCCGGAGGCGAGCTTCGGCGGGCAGGCCTGGTGGTCGTTCGGCGGAATCTTTCTCATCGACTCCCCCGAACAACGCCGCCTCGGTGTGCGCGACTCACTCGAACTCGCGCGGCAGGACTGGATGGCCACGGCCGGATTCGACCGCGACGAAGATGCCTGGCCGCGGAAGTGGGCCGAGGCGTATCTCGACTTCGCCTCCGGAGAGAAGCGAGCCTGGCTGCGGGCGCAGGGTATGCGCTTCTTCCCGGTGGTGGGCTGGGCAGAGCGCGGTGGATACACGGCCCTCGAACACGGAAACTCGGTGCCGAGATTCCACATCACCTGGGGCACCGGCCCCGGCGTGCTCGCCCCCTTCGTGCGGCGCGTTCGCGCGGGAGTCGACAGCGGACTGGTCACCCTGGCATTCCGCCACCGGGTCGACGAACTCCTCGTCGACGACGGGGCCGTCGTCGGGGTGCGCGGCGCCGTGCTCGCCGCGGATGCCGCGGAACGCGGCGCCCCCTCGAACCGGGAGGTCGTCGCCGACTTCGAACTGCGCGCCTCTGCCGTCATCGTGACCAGCGGCGGCATCGGCGGCAACCACGACCTCGTGCGCCAGCAGTGGCCGACGCGAATGGGTACGCCACCGCGGAAGCTGCTCTCGGGCGTGCCCGCGCACGTGGACGGTCGCATGCTCGCGATCAGCGAGAAGGCCGGTGCGAACCTGATCAACGGCGACCGCATGTGGCACTACGTGGAGGGGATCGAGAACTACGCGCCGGTGTGGGCGCGCCATGGCATCCGCATCCTCCCCGGGCCGTCGTCGCTCTGGCTGGATGCCACCGGCCACCGCCTGCCAGTGCCCCTGTTCCCCGGCTTCGACACCCTCGGCACCCTCGAGCACATCGTCGCTACCGGCCATGACCACAGTTGGTTCGTGCTCACCCAGAAGATCATCGAGAAGGAGTTCGCGCTCTCCGGCAGTGAACAGAACCCCGACTTCACCAACAAGGACTATCGCCTTCTCGCCAAACGCCTGCAGCCGGGAGCGCAGGGACCGGTCGAGGCGTTCAAGCAGAAGGGACCCGACTTCGTGGTGGCGCACACCCTCGACGAGCTGCTGGCCGGCATGCAGAAGCTCAGCCCGGAGGTGGAGATCGACGCGGAAAGGGTGAGGCAGGAGGTCGAGGGCCGCGACCGTGAACTGGCCAACGACTTCTCCAAGGATGCGCAGGTGAATGCCCTGAGGCAGGCGCGTCGCTACCGGGGCGACAAGCTCATCAGGGTGGCCACGCCGCATCGCATTCTCGATCCGAAGGCCGGTCCGCTCATCGCGGTGAAGCTGCACATCCTCACCCGCAAGAGTCTCGGCGGCATCGAGACGGATCTCGACGGCCGCGCGCTCGCCTCAGACGGCGAGCCGATCCCGGGCCTGTATGCGGCGGGAGAAGCGAGCGGCTTCGGCGGCGGCGGGATGCACGGCTACCGCTCGCTCGAAGGCACCTTCCTCGGCGGCTGCCTGTTTTCCGGTCGGGTGGCGGGCCGCGCCGTCTCCCGCGCGCTCTGA
- a CDS encoding nitroreductase family deazaflavin-dependent oxidoreductase: MTDFNDRIIAEFRANDGVVGGPFTGAQLLLLTTTGAKSGERRVAPVMYFAEGDTSYVIASKAGSPTNPAWFHNLVAHPTVSVEAATDDGIESYTATAEQVTGELRERLYTKFSSTNPGFAEYQRKTDRVIPIVALTRAG; this comes from the coding sequence ATGACTGATTTCAACGACCGGATCATCGCCGAGTTCCGCGCCAACGACGGGGTCGTCGGAGGACCGTTCACCGGAGCGCAGCTGCTGCTCCTCACGACGACGGGCGCGAAGTCCGGTGAACGCCGGGTCGCCCCCGTGATGTATTTCGCCGAAGGCGACACGAGCTACGTGATCGCCTCCAAGGCGGGCTCCCCGACCAATCCGGCCTGGTTCCACAACCTCGTCGCCCACCCGACGGTCTCGGTGGAAGCCGCGACCGATGACGGGATCGAGAGCTACACCGCCACGGCAGAGCAGGTCACGGGAGAGCTGCGCGAACGCCTGTATACGAAGTTCAGCAGCACGAACCCCGGGTTCGCCGAATACCAGCGGAAGACGGATCGGGTCATTCCGATCGTGGCGCTCACTCGGGCGGGCTGA
- a CDS encoding NUDIX domain-containing protein, whose protein sequence is MRGVDEPDHRGRTGLDRAGIDLAGNPDITVTAVELLASGWHVLRKTTFEHRHADGTVTTEQRETYDRGNGATILLYDAVRATVLLSRQFRYPVYVNGHPDGLLIETAAGLLDDDEPEAAIRREAEEELGVTLGEIEHVFDVYMSPGSVTERVHFFAAPYSPESRTSAGGGLVEEGEEIDVLELDFAESLRMIADGRIADAKTIMLLQWAALSGPFRRPRKLSPPE, encoded by the coding sequence ATGCGCGGTGTAGACGAGCCGGATCATCGCGGTCGCACCGGCCTCGATCGCGCCGGGATCGACCTGGCCGGCAATCCCGACATCACGGTGACGGCCGTCGAGCTCCTCGCCTCTGGCTGGCACGTGCTGAGGAAGACCACCTTCGAGCATCGCCACGCGGACGGCACCGTCACGACCGAGCAGCGCGAGACCTACGACCGCGGCAACGGAGCGACGATCCTGCTCTACGACGCCGTGCGCGCCACTGTGCTGCTCTCGCGGCAGTTCCGTTACCCGGTCTACGTGAACGGGCATCCGGATGGTCTGCTCATCGAGACCGCCGCCGGGCTTCTCGACGACGACGAGCCGGAGGCCGCCATCCGCAGGGAGGCCGAGGAGGAGCTCGGGGTGACTCTCGGCGAGATCGAGCACGTCTTCGACGTCTACATGAGCCCGGGTTCGGTCACCGAACGAGTGCACTTCTTCGCGGCGCCATATTCGCCCGAATCCCGGACCAGCGCGGGTGGCGGTCTGGTGGAGGAGGGTGAGGAGATCGACGTGCTCGAACTCGACTTCGCCGAGTCGTTGCGCATGATCGCGGATGGCCGGATCGCCGACGCGAAGACCATCATGCTGTTGCAGTGGGCCGCCCTCAGCGGACCATTCCGTCGGCCGCGGAAGCTCAGCCCGCCCGAGTGA